The proteins below are encoded in one region of Microbispora sp. NBC_01189:
- a CDS encoding HNH endonuclease: protein MPIVVPDARGHASRFGTPAHFTLIRAFATCAGTAAVDDPIGDETVDGPSPDGALDDADIPGPEAGSPAAAHNKGGADSGTRGPAGDASGASAGASGVSDGASDGVSGGACGARSSWAAVAAACEAARVVALVPVPEDAGVCLAEAEELLAARDRITSALAARVGRVHRAGEAKSHGHASTRLWLRSAGGMTPAGAGRLVTMSVELDRLPEVRRRFAEGGLAEGVVEAICTATAGLTDEQAASAERILLELAKSAGAAEVAKAGRYLRAVLDPDGHEKDEQADFDRRFFRVRRRRGGGLEGEFYLPVEAAARLQQMLDVYAKPKADGDDRPLSVRNADALIAFLENKIVTELLVLVNAESLPDDPPSRTPCDDTNPAGTAPTADPAGKDRAADQPAADPAGTDPSADQPSGTEPSGDSDRPTNPDTTASGPGSEHFTSDTLVPHGEHLDTFHSPAAPGGEPRAGDAAGGESAHREGDAAVCDGGRFGNDAPMDGDEHRATGFVGENPATEASASCGECAAPDRPAAAEQDEPAMQGPSAGGGDTWPGDTPWSGGEAWAGVGADAPPGAEHGGSPWAGGSAWPGGEACAGVGADAPPGSSPPWAGGENIPPGVWLRGLPGLILATGHLLPVVSVHRLARTSTLVRIVMNAAGQVLDMGRKVRLATPAQRRAVFARYATCWVDGCPLPATLCQIDHCDDWCSGGLTDLKLLGPACQFHNRDRYRHPTRYTRRKVGDDRWAFTYRNPRSSTRLRV, encoded by the coding sequence ATGCCGATCGTCGTTCCCGATGCGAGAGGGCATGCGAGCCGATTCGGTACCCCGGCGCATTTTACCTTAATTCGAGCATTTGCGACTTGTGCCGGCACCGCTGCCGTTGACGACCCCATCGGCGACGAAACCGTAGATGGTCCTTCCCCTGATGGCGCTCTTGACGATGCCGATATCCCCGGCCCCGAAGCCGGTTCTCCCGCCGCCGCCCATAACAAAGGAGGCGCCGACAGCGGCACCCGCGGCCCTGCCGGGGATGCGTCCGGCGCTTCCGCGGGTGCTTCCGGTGTGTCTGACGGTGCCTCTGACGGTGTCTCTGGTGGTGCTTGTGGTGCTCGGTCGTCGTGGGCGGCGGTGGCGGCTGCGTGTGAGGCGGCGCGGGTGGTGGCGTTGGTGCCGGTGCCTGAGGACGCGGGTGTGTGTCTGGCCGAGGCGGAGGAGTTGCTTGCGGCCCGGGATCGGATCACTTCGGCGTTGGCCGCCCGGGTCGGGCGCGTTCACCGGGCGGGGGAGGCGAAGAGTCACGGGCACGCCTCCACGAGGTTGTGGTTGCGGTCTGCCGGGGGGATGACGCCTGCGGGGGCCGGCCGGTTGGTGACGATGAGCGTGGAGTTGGATCGTCTGCCGGAGGTGCGTCGCCGGTTCGCGGAGGGTGGTCTGGCGGAGGGGGTCGTGGAGGCGATCTGCACGGCCACCGCGGGGTTGACCGATGAGCAGGCGGCTTCGGCCGAGCGGATTCTGTTGGAGTTGGCGAAGTCGGCGGGTGCGGCGGAGGTGGCGAAGGCGGGGCGGTATCTGCGGGCGGTGCTGGACCCTGATGGGCATGAGAAGGACGAGCAGGCGGATTTCGATCGCCGGTTCTTCCGGGTGCGCCGGCGGAGGGGCGGCGGGTTGGAGGGGGAGTTCTATCTGCCGGTGGAGGCGGCCGCGCGGTTGCAGCAGATGCTGGACGTCTATGCCAAGCCGAAGGCTGATGGTGATGACCGGCCGTTGAGTGTGCGGAACGCGGACGCGTTGATCGCGTTCCTGGAGAACAAGATCGTGACTGAGCTTCTGGTGCTGGTCAACGCCGAATCCCTCCCCGACGACCCCCCGAGTCGCACTCCGTGCGACGACACCAACCCCGCGGGCACCGCCCCCACAGCCGACCCCGCTGGCAAGGACCGCGCAGCCGACCAGCCCGCCGCGGACCCCGCAGGCACAGACCCCTCAGCCGACCAGCCGTCCGGCACGGAACCCTCAGGCGACAGTGATCGCCCCACCAACCCGGACACCACCGCGAGCGGCCCCGGCAGCGAGCACTTCACCAGCGACACGCTCGTCCCTCATGGCGAGCACCTGGACACTTTCCACTCCCCGGCCGCTCCCGGCGGCGAACCCCGCGCCGGTGATGCGGCGGGGGGTGAAAGTGCGCACCGCGAAGGCGACGCGGCGGTGTGCGATGGCGGGCGGTTCGGGAACGATGCGCCGATGGACGGCGATGAGCACCGGGCCACCGGCTTCGTCGGCGAGAACCCCGCCACGGAGGCTTCCGCTTCCTGCGGGGAGTGCGCCGCTCCCGACCGCCCTGCCGCTGCCGAGCAAGACGAGCCCGCCATGCAAGGACCCTCAGCGGGGGGAGGCGACACCTGGCCGGGAGATACGCCCTGGTCGGGAGGTGAGGCCTGGGCGGGGGTGGGAGCCGACGCTCCGCCGGGTGCAGAACACGGCGGTTCACCGTGGGCGGGCGGCAGCGCCTGGCCGGGAGGTGAGGCCTGCGCGGGGGTGGGAGCCGACGCTCCGCCGGGGAGCAGTCCGCCGTGGGCGGGAGGCGAAAACATCCCGCCGGGGGTGTGGTTGCGGGGGTTACCGGGGCTGATCTTGGCGACCGGGCACCTGCTGCCCGTTGTCAGCGTGCACCGGCTGGCCCGCACCAGCACCCTGGTGAGGATCGTCATGAACGCCGCCGGGCAGGTCCTGGACATGGGCCGCAAGGTCAGGTTGGCCACCCCGGCCCAGCGCCGGGCGGTCTTCGCCCGGTACGCCACCTGCTGGGTCGACGGCTGCCCGCTACCCGCCACCCTGTGCCAGATCGATCATTGCGACGACTGGTGCAGCGGCGGGCTGACCGACCTCAAGCTGCTCGGGCCGGCCTGCCAGTTCCACAACCGCGACCGCTACCGCCACCCCACCCGCTACACCCGACGCAAAGTAGGCGACGACCGCTGGGCCTTCACCTACCGCAACCCCCGCAGCAGCACCCGATTGCGGGTGTAG